In one window of Palaemon carinicauda isolate YSFRI2023 chromosome 2, ASM3689809v2, whole genome shotgun sequence DNA:
- the LOC137618015 gene encoding uncharacterized protein, with product MKEELITAVYQRQLIWDPRHCDHKDRSVIQKLWMEISSELENNDINGLKSKWRGIRDYYVKELKKIPKPRSGDSSHVISRSNWPYFRQLLFLNDTLLTRDRVTNIVSTPGQHVSKDDAHYSSEKYPSDTMNGRTTQYDNVLDESQLERNESPGPSQMVPQNDDDDEEGTLNMQKEKITNSKQVLQFSVCSSNERTRTEKWKLDDCRQELITLE from the exons ATGAAGGAAGAATTAATCACCGCGGTGTACCAGCGACAGCTAATATGGGATCCCAGACATTGCGATCATAAAGATCGGAGTGTGATCCAGAAATTATGGATGGAGATTAGTTCAGAACTGGAAAATAATGATATCA ATGGACTTAAGTCGAAGTGGCGAGGAATTCGTGATTACTATGTTAAGGAGCTGAAAAAAATTCCAAAGCCTCGTTCAGGAGATTCAAGCCACGTAATATCACGTTCAAACTGGCCATACTTTCGTCAGTTGTTGTTTTTAAATGACACATTGTTAACCCGTGATCGAGTCACTAACATCGTATCAACACCTGGACAACATGTTAGCAAAGATGATGCACATTATTCTTCTGAGAAGTACCCCAGTGACACAATGAATGGAAGAACAACTCAATATGATAACGTCCTTGATGAATCACAACTAGAGCGGAACGAGAGCCCAGGACCAAGTCAGATGGTGccacaaaatgatgatgatgatgaggaaggaaCTCTGAATATGCAAAAGGAGAAAATTACAAATAGTAAGCAGGTGCTCCAATTCTCTGTATGTAGCAGCAATGAAAGAACACGAACGGAAAAATGGAAATTAGATGATTGTCGACAGGAATTGATCACACTTGAGTAA